From Mercenaria mercenaria strain notata chromosome 17, MADL_Memer_1, whole genome shotgun sequence, the proteins below share one genomic window:
- the LOC128550175 gene encoding interferon-inducible GTPase 1-like, translated as MEDERKKPDSERSSDEAMEVLTEDTKQLLVTTSKNMTKVEDEFLQENKPIDHDIKEAFKNNGGFLGVAKMIKTKLDNWEEEEINIAVTGRTGVGKSCFINAIRGDIDESQPYYAKEGHTECTFKSEPFSHPANKRLIFWDLPGVGTERFPKKTYLEDKEISIRSFDVLIIMTSDRFTEDENWLATELKKLGKIFLFVRSKIDNQIHSDRILKKKANKISNPLKLISDIRLDCKKNLGDEFKDIYLINNLNLEQENLDFGKLIDRLVEGIQGLKGEALLHSLGFLTPTILKKKFKWLRRRIYGMGALSSLSGALPIPGTTLIADSLLIANETRLYRKQLGLSDSDLECLAELMNMPVDELAQKYSLKSLSLPLTAKGLSASSVLISCEIVDMTINIALPIVGMSVGAVLSFATTIILLRSILEIMEKDAYIVFDLLIEQTGSRVKHLKEKMFQKHSISPTCK; from the coding sequence TATTGGTGACAACAAGTAAAAACATGACAAAGGTTGAAGACGAatttttacaagaaaacaaaCCTATTGACCATGATATAAAAGAAGCATTTAAGAACAACGGCGGCTTCTTAGGCGTggctaaaatgataaaaacaaaattggataACTGGGAAGAGGAAGAAATTAATATTGCCGTCACTGGTCGAACAGGCGTCGGAAAGTCTTGCTTTATCAACGCTATCAGGGGTGACATAGATGAATCACAGCCTTATTATGCAAAAGAAGGCCACACCGAATGCACGTTCAAGAGTGAACCGTTTTCACATCCGGCAAATAAGCGTCTGATATTTTGGGATCTTCCTGGGGTGGGAACAGAAAGATTTCCTAAGAAAACGTATCTTGAGGATAAAGAGATAAGCATTCGCTCCTTTGATGTGTTAATAATAATGACAAGCGACAGGTTTACCGAGGACGAAAACTGGTTGGCTACTGAATTGAAAAAACTGGGAAAGATATTCCTTTTCGTGCGATCCAAGATTGATAACCAGATCCACAGCGACAGAATACTGAAGAAGAaagcaaacaaaatatcaaatccaCTAAAGCTTATCAGCGATATTCGCTTGGATTGCAAAAAGAATTTGGGAGATGAGTTCAAGGACATTTACTTAATCAATAATTTGAACTTGGAGCAAGAAAACCTCGACTTCGGTAAATTAATAGATCGTTTGGTAGAAGGTATCCAAGGGTTAAAAGGAGAAGCATTGCTACATTCGTTAGGGTTTCTAACTCCTACGATACTTAAAAAGAAGTTCAAATGGCTGAGAAGAAGAATATATGGAATGGGTGCACTTTCTAGTCTTTCTGGCGCACTTCCTATTCCAGGAACAACCCTGATTGCCGACTCATTGCTGATAGCAAACGAGACGCGTTTATATCGTAAACAGCTCGGGCTGTCGGATAGCGATCTAGAATGTCTTGCCGAACTGATGAACATGCCTGTTGATGAGTTAGCACAAAAATACTCACTAAAATCACTAAGTTTACCATTGACCGCTAAAGGGTTATCGGCATCATCTGTCCTGATTTCTTGTGAGATAGTAGATATGACCATTAATATAGCACTTCCTATAGTAGGAATGTCAGTCGGAGCAGTTTTATCTTTTGCAACTACCATAATATTACTTCGATCAATTCTTGAAATCATGGAAAAGGATGCATACATAGTATTTGATCTTCTCATAGAACAAACTGGGAGTAGAGTCAAACATCTTAAGGAAAAGATGTTTCAAAAACATTCCATTTCTCCGACATGCAAATAA